The Idiomarina loihiensis L2TR genomic sequence TTCCACAATGCCGTCGTCTTTGGCCGGGATCTCAACCATAGCTTTGTCGGTCATAACCTCAACTACGGGTTGGTCTTCTTTAACTTCGTCACCTTCGGCAACCAGCCACTCAACGATTTCGCACTCTACGATCCCTTCGCCGATATCGGGCAGAATAAAGTCTTTACTCATGTCGATGGGTCCTTAGTAGTTCATTGAGCGTTTGATCGCTTCATAAATCTTCAAGTGATCAGCCATGTACTCTTTTTCGTGACACAGCGGATACGGTACGTCGATACCGCACACTCGACCAATTGGCGATTCCAGATACAGGAAGCATTTGTCCTGAACTGTTGCTGCAATTTCGCTGGCGAAGCCACCGGTAATAGGTGCTTCCTGAGTGATCACCAAACGACCGGTTTTTAAAACCGATTCTGTAACGGTTTCAACATCCCATGGAGAAATAGTACGCAAATCAATGACTTCGCACGAAACGCCGTCTTCTTCAGATTTTTCCACCGCTTTTTCAATCATTTCCATCTGCGCGCCCCAGCCAAGAACGGTAATATCTTTACCTTCTTTGACCACGTCAGCTTTGCCTAATGGAATGGTGTATTCTTCTTCCGGAACATCGCCTGTTGACGCGCGGTACAACCGCTTAGGCTCCATGAACAACACCGGGTTTTTGTCAAAAATAGCGCTTAGCAATAACCCTTTGGCCTCGTACGGGTTACGCGGGGTCACAATTTTAATGCCCGGCGTGTGGGCAAAGTAGGCTTCCGGAGACTGTGAGTGATAATGACCACCGGCGATACCGCCACCGTACGGAGTACGAATGGTTAAACCACCCACATTGAACTCATTACCTGAACGATAACGGAACTTGGCCGTCTCGTTCACTATTTGGTCAAACGCCGGGAAAATGTAGTCCCCGAACTGAATTTCGGCAATGGCATAACTGCCTTGTGACGCCAGGCCATTAGCAAAACCAATAATACCCTGCTCAACCAGTGGGGTATTAAAGTTACGATGCTTGCCGTATTTTTCAGTCAAGCCGGAAGTGGCGCGGAATACACCACCAAAACCACCGGTATCTTCACCAAAGCTGTATACGTTGTCATGCTTAGCCATCGCCAGGTCTAGCGCGCTGTTGATGGCCTGTAATAAATTCATTTTAGCCATTAGTCCAGTCTCCCCGACGTTTTACTATAGGCATCCGGGTATTTACGGATGTGCTCTTTCAACTCGTCTAACTGCTCTTTCAGCATGTCAGTCGGTTCGTCGTAAACATCATTGATCAGCTCATCAATGTGCGGGACCGGCACTTTTTCTGACTCTTTTAACGCCGCCAGAACTTTCGCCTTCACTTCAGCGTGATGCTCTTCAACGTGGTCTTTATCCAACCAGCCTTCATCCGTCATCCACTTTTGTAAACGCTCAAGCGGATCTTTCGCCTGCCAACCAGCTTCTTCATCACGCGTACGGTAACCAGTAGGGTCATCCGAAGTCGAGTGACCAGACATGCGATAAGACATGGCTTCAATTAAAACAGGTTCGTTTTCTTCTACAGCCAGACGACGAGCTTCCTGTGTCGCTTTTAGTACAGCGAAAACGTCGTTACCGTCAATACGTATGGTTTTCATACCATAGCCGATACCACGCGGGGCAATACCGTCACCAGCATACTGTTCGCCTTGCGCCGGTGTAGAAATAGCGTAGCCATTATTACGGCAGAAGAAGATGACCGGCACTTTATAAACCGATGCCATGTTCAAGGCGGCGTGGAAGTCACCTTCAGAGGCAGCACCTTCACCAAAGTAACAGATAGTGCACTTCTCGGTTTTATCCATTTTCTGACCAAACGCATAACCTGTTGCCTGTGGAATCTGTGTTCCCAACGGCGAAGAAATGGTCATAAAGTTTAAGTCAGCGCAACCGTAGTGAACCGGCATCTGACGGCCTTTACCTAAGTCTTTTTCGTTCGAAAACAGCTGATTCATAAACTGTTCAACGGTAAAACCACGGTAAGCTAATGCGCCCTGCTCACGGTATTGACCCATGATCATATCACCAGCATCCAGCGCGGCGGCAGACGCCACACTCTCGGCTTCCTCACCTCGTGAGGCCAGGTAAAAACTGATACGGCCCTGGCGCTGTGCGGCGATCATGCGTTCATCGAGAATACGGATAAATTGCATGGTGTCGTGAATTTTCACGATCAGCTCTTTATCGTACTCCGGCATATCCGCATCTTTATGAAAACTGCCATCTTCTTTTAAGATTTGCAGCATTGGAATTGTGACTGAGTCTTTATCAAACCATTTCGGTTTCGTCACAATTTCTGTGTCGTGTTTTTTATCCTTGACCATAACCTTCTCTTTCG encodes the following:
- a CDS encoding alpha-ketoacid dehydrogenase subunit beta, with protein sequence MAKMNLLQAINSALDLAMAKHDNVYSFGEDTGGFGGVFRATSGLTEKYGKHRNFNTPLVEQGIIGFANGLASQGSYAIAEIQFGDYIFPAFDQIVNETAKFRYRSGNEFNVGGLTIRTPYGGGIAGGHYHSQSPEAYFAHTPGIKIVTPRNPYEAKGLLLSAIFDKNPVLFMEPKRLYRASTGDVPEEEYTIPLGKADVVKEGKDITVLGWGAQMEMIEKAVEKSEEDGVSCEVIDLRTISPWDVETVTESVLKTGRLVITQEAPITGGFASEIAATVQDKCFLYLESPIGRVCGIDVPYPLCHEKEYMADHLKIYEAIKRSMNY
- a CDS encoding thiamine pyrophosphate-dependent dehydrogenase E1 component subunit alpha; this translates as MVKDKKHDTEIVTKPKWFDKDSVTIPMLQILKEDGSFHKDADMPEYDKELIVKIHDTMQFIRILDERMIAAQRQGRISFYLASRGEEAESVASAAALDAGDMIMGQYREQGALAYRGFTVEQFMNQLFSNEKDLGKGRQMPVHYGCADLNFMTISSPLGTQIPQATGYAFGQKMDKTEKCTICYFGEGAASEGDFHAALNMASVYKVPVIFFCRNNGYAISTPAQGEQYAGDGIAPRGIGYGMKTIRIDGNDVFAVLKATQEARRLAVEENEPVLIEAMSYRMSGHSTSDDPTGYRTRDEEAGWQAKDPLERLQKWMTDEGWLDKDHVEEHHAEVKAKVLAALKESEKVPVPHIDELINDVYDEPTDMLKEQLDELKEHIRKYPDAYSKTSGRLD